From a single Micromonas commoda chromosome 5, complete sequence genomic region:
- a CDS encoding predicted protein: MAAPGSNDGAAPEGVAADGKMAWEIMKTCERLAPRFTLGDVMLASSSSSFSGTAEDMRSSLVRIAHLAGAHVEVEALTGEVIYVFPRRVRAAVLSRNAIENNRAFRRRAWRGFLTAFRFCFSVFLVVSVVLVFLALVAIMIIALTQSRDRGGGGGQLPLFFGPGGPGGGGGGGGPYYHHHGGLNDNFWLYLYMRDIWWLTYWNEHEYRMHQRLHGEYGRGLRHGQPAKGAGGGAAPPGGDDGGGGGGRGGGGRGGGGGGGGGGGGGGGRPGPPDRDPPGGPGADWDRFLAEEDEAERGEGDKNRELSFIESVFAFVFGRGDPNEDLEHRRWRAVGLLLRANQGVVYAEQLAPFLDSYLLRDHRGGGLDALAATVRNIIRNIIRRKEDDARGDASRMHEGYVLEALAKFGGHAESSEDGRLVYVFPALQVSTLEDHEGSGGGGGTGESRSRPIRTLPPPIPPPIFERARPVASEGWISARRGVHWGSGRGGRWVAKSPPGIDTTPTS, encoded by the exons atggcggcgccgggttctaacgacggcgcggcgcccgagggcgtcgccgccgacggcaagaTGGCGTGGGAGATCATGAAGACCTgcgagcggctcgcgccgaggttcaCCCTGGGAGACGTcatgctcgcgtcgtcgtcgtcgtccttctcggGCACCGCCGAGGACATGAGATCGTCGCTCGTGAGgatcgcgcacctcgccgggGCGCACGTGGAGGTCGAGGCCTTGACCGGGGAGGTGATATACGTGTTTCCCaggcgcgtgcgcgccgcggtgctgtCGCGCAACGCGATAGAGAACAACCGGGCGTTCCGCAGGAGGGCGTGGCGGGGCTTCCTCACCGCGTTCCGATTCTGCTTCAGCGTGTTCCTCGTGGTGTCGGTGGTGCTCGTtttcctcgcgctcgtcgcgatcaTGATCATCGCCCTGACGCAGAGCAGGGacaggggcggcgggggcgggcagCTCCCGCTGTTCTTCGGCCCGGGagggcccggcggcggcggcggcggcggcggaccgtATTACCACCACCACGGCGGCCTCAACGACAACTTCTGGCTCTACCTCTACATGCGCGACATATGGTGGCTGACGTACTGGAACGAGCACGAGTACAGGATGCATCAGCGCCTGCACGGGGAGTACGGCCGGGGTTTGCGGCACGGACAgcccgcgaagggcgccggcggaggcgcggccCCGCccggaggcgacgacggcggcggcggcggaggacgaggaggagggggacggggaggaggaggaggaggaggaggaggcggaggaggaggcggaggacgcccgGGCCCTCCCGACCGCGACCCCCCGGGTGGTCCGGGTGCCGACTGGGACAggttcctcgccgaggaggacgaggcggagcgcggcgaaggggacAAGAACCGCGAACTGTCGTTCATCGAGAGCGTCTTTGCGTTTGTcttcggccgcggcgatccaAACGAGGACCTCGAGCACCGACGCTGGCGAGCCGTGGGTCTGCTGCTCAGGGCGAACCAAGGCGTTGTGTacgccgagcagctcgcgccgTTCCTGGACTCGTACCTGCTCCGGGaccaccgcgggggcgggctcgacgccttggccgcgacgGTCCGGAACATCATCCGGAACATCATCCGGAGAAAAGAAGACGAcgcccggggcgacgcgtcgcggatgcACGAGGGATACGTCCTCGAGGCACTCGCCAAGTTCGGGGGGCACGCGGAGAGCTCCGAGGACGGCCGGCTGGTGTACGTGTTCCCCGCGCTGCAGGTGTCGACGCTGGAGGACCACGaggggagcggcggggggggcgggacCGGGGAATCGCGAAGCCGACCAATCAGGACGCTTCCCCCGCCCATACCCCCGCCCATCTttgaacgcgcgcggccggt CGCGTCGGAGGGATGGATTtccgcgcgccgaggcgtccaCTGGGGATcagggcgcggaggacgatgGGTCGCAAAATCGCCCCCGGGCATCGATACGACTCCGACGTCGTGA